The nucleotide window CCGACCTTCGTTCTGGCCCTGGAAGAAGCCGCCGACTTACGATCCCGAGGAATTGAAGCTGGACCTAGAACGTATTCAGGCTCTTTACCGCCGGGAGGGATTCTACCATACCCGGATCGTCCCGGAGGTCAAGAAACTGCCGGATAATCAGGTAGAGATCCGCCTGAATATCACCGAAGGTGTCTGGGTCAGAGTCGATAAGGTTAACCTGAGTGTGGCGGCGGCGGCCGAACCGATCAATCTGACCCCGATTTTGCAAGAGACCTCCATTAAGCCAGGTCAACGCTTTACAGAATCGGGATACGAGGATCTCAAAAAGCAGATAATGGACTATCTGTTGGACAACGGCTATCCCAAAGCTCGGGTTGAGGGGGAGGTGGCGGTCTATCCGGAGCGAAATCTGGCCAAGGTCAATGTTCAAGCCTGGCCAGGGTTGCTCTGCCGGTTCGGGGCGATCAAGATTACCGGTGAGGACCTGGAGACCCCGGAAACTTTGATTCGCCGCTGTCTGACCTTCCATCCCGGGGAGATTTTTTCTTTAGAAAAAATCTATGATAGTCAGAGTAAACTCTATGCCCTGGACCTGTTTCAAAGTGTTATGGTGACTCCTGAAAAAGTTCCCCCCGGTCAGACCGAGATTCCGATTACGGTGACCCTGAAAGAGAAAAAGAAACGCTCCTTAAAATTAGGGGCAGGATATGGCAGTGAGGATGAGTTCCGGGGCCGAGCTATCTTGCGGTTTCGCAACCTGGCCGGCGGTGGCCGCCTGCTGGACTTATACACCAAATATTCCCGGTTGGAAACGCGTATGGAAGGTTCATTCTACAATCCTTTGTTTCTTTGTACGTTTGCTGATCTAAACATTAACGGCGGTGTATTGCGCCGCTATCTGCCGGGCTTCACTGATAGATCCTTCTATAGCCGAGAGGTGCTGGAAAGGGAGTTCCCTTGGAAAATCAAGGGCTATATAGGCCATGGGTTGGAATTTAGCCGTCCTTTTAATATCCCTATAGAAAGTTTGGAGCTGC belongs to Deltaproteobacteria bacterium and includes:
- a CDS encoding BamA/TamA family outer membrane protein; this encodes MTAGRFGFFVLMGLVLWGLIVSVEARSGESDPRLTIRSFKIFGARTVTAKAVWEEMMTPRPSFWPWKKPPTYDPEELKLDLERIQALYRREGFYHTRIVPEVKKLPDNQVEIRLNITEGVWVRVDKVNLSVAAAAEPINLTPILQETSIKPGQRFTESGYEDLKKQIMDYLLDNGYPKARVEGEVAVYPERNLAKVNVQAWPGLLCRFGAIKITGEDLETPETLIRRCLTFHPGEIFSLEKIYDSQSKLYALDLFQSVMVTPEKVPPGQTEIPITVTLKEKKKRSLKLGAGYGSEDEFRGRAILRFRNLAGGGRLLDLYTKYSRLETRMEGSFYNPLFLCTFADLNINGGVLRRYLPGFTDRSFYSREVLEREFPWKIKGYIGHGLEFSRPFNIPIESLELLTETEPGKTYQSSMLLWGLSRDSTDNPADPQRGGLMTLSGEYAPDFLGSRLQFIHSLMEVRHYQNLGRKNLVLAGRVKFGLINPIQETAEIPIVRRFFSGGMGSVRGYRLDYLGPRNPAGDPLGGNSLLEGGLEFRFPIFKELRGVAFMDCGNVFLEVDDTDLGQLKYGAGFGLRYQTPVGPVGLDVAFPLNPIDRERDDYQIYFTIGQAF